The Coraliomargarita parva region GTCGACCAGGGAGAGCTTGGGATCGGCTTTTGGCACGGTGAAAACATTTGGGTGGTCGATTGTGATGTGCGGAATACGCGGGCGGACAGTATCAAGTTCGATGCGAGCAATCATGTGACCATGGCCTACACCCACATGGAGGAGCCGATGGATGACAATGGCTCAATGATCTATTTCCGCAAATTAGGGCACGAGCGGATTACGGATTTGAATTTGCTCTACAATACCTCGCTCGGGCCTGCCTTTGGGCGTGGCTTTATTTTCGGAGGATCGGATATCCGAATCGAGGGCAATTGGTATGAACGCACCTTTGGGAGTGGGATCACCTCTTGGGGCGATTATCCGAATGATTTTATCATCAAGGACAATACGCTGGTTCGCTGTGGCCTGGCGGCGCGCGCAGACAACCCCCGGAGCCATTACACTCAGCCCGAATTTTCCTCAGTGTTAAAATTTTCGGGTAAGGATGGCGTCGTCACGAACAATAAAATCTATGGTGCGGAGACACATGGGGTTTACTTCGGTAAGCTGGAGAATGTCCTCTTTGAGGGCAACCGGATTGAAGGTGGCCGGAACGGGGGAGTAGTGTTTGGCATGGGGCAGGATGGAGGCGACGGGCCTCTCTGCTCCGATCTGACCTTTCGCAATAACACCATGATTGCGAACGCATCGGACCTCGTCGTCCGTGGTGAATTTCATAATCTTCAAGCCGCCCACAATCGGATTTCCAACGAGGCACAATTGGATCATCTGAGTGGTGATGCCGATGCGCAGAGCGCGGTGGAGGCATCTCTGGAACAAGTGGATGCGGATTCGGGAGAATATCGTGATGTCTATGCCTTCGCCCGTGTGCCGACCGGAGCTGTTGCGGACCGGCCGATGCCGGAAAGACCTGCATCGGACAGTGAGCTTACTTTGAATGTCCGCGATTTTGGTGCGGTGGGCGATGGCCAGTCCAATGATTGTGCCGCCATCCAAAAGGCGATCGATGCGCTGCCGGAGTCCGGGGGCACTGTTTTTATACCGAAGGGCACCTACCGTATCGCTCCAGTCGAGGGGGAGGACACATTCGAATTTACTGCAATCCGACATCATCTTCTTGTCGCCGAACGTCGAAATGTGCGTGTGATGGGGGAGGGAGCTGGCAGCTTGCTTGTTTTCGACAGCCTGGAGCATCAGGGCCTGCGTTTTGTTGCCTGTGAGGATGTGGCCGTCTGTGGCATCGCCTTGCAGGCTTCTCACTCAGTTATGCTTCGTCGGAACCGTGCTTTACTCGATTTTTCCGGCTGCCGCGGCGTCTGGGCCGAGGAGATCCATACGCAAGGTGGCAATGGACCGGCGATCCAGTTGGATACCTGCAATCAGGCGGTGGTCCGGGACTGTGAGATCCGGGGTTCGAAGCAGTATGGCATCCGCGTTGAGGCGTCCTGCTGGGTTAAAGTTTTAGAAAATGACATTCGTAATATCCGTGATAGCGGCATTCACGTGGGTTACAGTGGTTCGATCCTGCGTGACAGTGACTACGTCGTGCTCCGTGGGAATCAGATCGATGGGACGACCGAGGGGGCCGGTCTGACGGTGATCTCCGGGAAGGTGGAAGTCGCAGATAACCAAATCCGGAACACCTTCCTGTCTGGGCTCTATGTTTACCAACCGGCCATGGGCTGGGCGATGAACGAGCTGAATGTGCATGACAACCTCTTTGAGTCCTGTGGCCAGCATGCCGTGCATTCGGCCATCCTCTTTTCAACTCCGTTGCGCCGGGGGGATCGTGGCCGGGTCAAAATCTACGAAAATACCTTCAAGGAGATTCCGCACCAAGCGGTTCATGTCACCTTCGGACGGAATATGGTCTGGGGACCGCAGGGCTTCACTTCCTTTGTCGTGAAGGAAAACACTTTTGAAGCTGTCGCCGGGGAAAAGGTCTGGATTGATAAGAAAATCCGTTCGGACAATAAAGACGGCGATATTCGGATTGAATACTTGGACATCGACCACCCCTGAGACCGGATGTCCTAAGTCTATGGTTTTTTATTTTATAGGGAAAACCGCTCAGTTCTTGCGATCGTCTTGAACTGTTCGAATCATATATATGCTCGATTCTCCTCCTTCTCAGTATCCGCACTTGACGGCCGAGATGTCTTGAGTAGTATGAAATGCATTACATTTTGTGTGGGTTAACTACCTTATCCCTTTTGTTCCTGCTCAAACACATTGCCCTAGATTGTCTGCTTTGCACATTTATCTACTATGATTCTGACGGTTTTCCCACGACGCACATTTGTTCCCATTGCTTCCACTCTGGTAGCGCGAGTGATTTTATTGATTCTCGCGGGCCTTTGGCTGGCGCCGATCTGTTTGTGGGGACAGGCTGTTCAGCAGCCTGAGTCTGAAGGGGGTGCGACTACGGTTCGCATGTTATTGCTGACCGAAAAGGCGCAGAATCTGGAACTTTATTACAGCGAGAAGCCGGAGCTGGAGATTGATAGCGAGTCGGGTGGGGTGCTACCTCCATCGGGGCCTGTTCTCGTTGGCGCGCGTGGCTTGAGTCAGGCGTTACCATGCAAGGGCAAGGCATTATACATGTGGTTGAAGGATTCCGCTTCGAAAGATGGCTTTCGCCTTGTGTCATCGATTCAGATTGAGGCGTCCAGCGACGAGTTTGTGGTTCTACTTGTCCCAGGAGCAAAGCTTTTGAAGCCTTATCTGATCAATGCGTCATTGGAGCATTTTCAAGGTGGGGCGCTCTTGTTTTTCAACACGCTTGATGTGCCGATTGCGGCACAATTCAATGAGGAGGTGACGATTGTGCAGCCACTTGACCCGGTCATTGCCGAGGCTCCGGAATATGAGGATAAGCCATGGTTTGGGCTGCGCATGTATGAACCGGTTTCGGGTGGAGGTGCTAAAGTCTTTTGTAGCCGCCGCAGGACATATCAGCAAGGAGTCCGTTCCTATTATTTCATATTTAGAAACTCAAATAATGGGCGCATCGATTACCGTTCGATCAACGAGTTTATTGGTCTCCGGGGAATGAAATGAATTTAACGCGTATGAGTCATTCTACATTGTCAGGAAGAAGAAGCGCAGGCTTTGCCTTGGTGGTAAGTCTCAGCTTAATGGCACTCATTTTATTGCTGCTCCTCAGCATGGTCAGTCTGGTGAAGGTCGAAACGAGTAGTGCCCATGTGGCGCTTCAAAAGCTTCATGCCGAGCAGAACGCCCGACTTGGAATCTTGGTTGGTTTAGGTGAGCTGCAGAAGTCGCTCGGGCCGGATCAGAGAATCAGTGCCCCGGGAGGGCAGCGTCTGACTGACGATGATACCAGTGCACGCAAGCATTGGACTGGAGTTTATGATGCCTGGCCGGATACGAGCGCGACACGTCCGTCGCCGAATTTCGAGCGTTGGCTGCTCTCGGGAAGCGAGTCGGTTGTGTCCGATGTCCAGTCAGTTGAGAATGGCGCGGATCTGGCGAGCTCGCTTGTGACTTTGGTGCCGTCTGAATCCGATTCCAGTGGAACGGTCTCGGAGAAGGTTGAAGCCGGAGTGGAGTCCATTGAGGATACTGGAAACTATGCTTGGTGGGTCGGTGATGAAAATATCAAAGCCAAGCTGGGGAATCCTTTGGTGGCTGCCACGAATCAGGAGGAAGCGATGGATCAGCTGGAATCGCTTCCCCGTGCGAATCACGAGTTTCTACTCGGAGCCGGAATCGACGCAGAAGATGTCGCCAAGTTGTCGAGTGATGCGCAGTTTAGTGTGGCTAATGCAAGTCTTGATTGGGCCACCACCCCATACCGCCACGATTATTCGCTATTTGCCGAAGGGCTCTTAACCAATGTTCGCTCGGGGGGCTTTCGCAAGGACCTGAGCCTGTTGTTACAGCAGCCCTTGGATGATTTGAATGATGTTCTGGTTTTGTATGAAGGTCTGGGCGATGTTGATGACCCTCTGTATACGGCCAATGGTGAAGATGGCTTTACTTGGTTCGAAATGTGGCGTGACTTTAATGTGTGGGGGGAAATACAGTATCTGAATTCTCCACCAGCACACGAAGACGGTGGAGCAATTGCTGCCGGCACACCTTTTTTCGTGGCGGAAGCGACCCCAGC contains the following coding sequences:
- a CDS encoding right-handed parallel beta-helix repeat-containing protein codes for the protein MKFLGSESLLKIFCTLLAGTHVLTGSILADQVKNLPDTFYERPGLEAMPHINYEAMPVVNVKELGALGDGEQISNPFFDQAVEQLQAQGGGVIFIPKGHYLFRHDKEDPTATVMDYGRPKLGSIWPALKHSRLEDIHFVGEGMETVLEFDFAGDRDQYALHVAGFSLDKAKNVSLRDLSITQSPFFRQRRGGDIKMGSSFRATKCHDIQLTGVYVDQGELGIGFWHGENIWVVDCDVRNTRADSIKFDASNHVTMAYTHMEEPMDDNGSMIYFRKLGHERITDLNLLYNTSLGPAFGRGFIFGGSDIRIEGNWYERTFGSGITSWGDYPNDFIIKDNTLVRCGLAARADNPRSHYTQPEFSSVLKFSGKDGVVTNNKIYGAETHGVYFGKLENVLFEGNRIEGGRNGGVVFGMGQDGGDGPLCSDLTFRNNTMIANASDLVVRGEFHNLQAAHNRISNEAQLDHLSGDADAQSAVEASLEQVDADSGEYRDVYAFARVPTGAVADRPMPERPASDSELTLNVRDFGAVGDGQSNDCAAIQKAIDALPESGGTVFIPKGTYRIAPVEGEDTFEFTAIRHHLLVAERRNVRVMGEGAGSLLVFDSLEHQGLRFVACEDVAVCGIALQASHSVMLRRNRALLDFSGCRGVWAEEIHTQGGNGPAIQLDTCNQAVVRDCEIRGSKQYGIRVEASCWVKVLENDIRNIRDSGIHVGYSGSILRDSDYVVLRGNQIDGTTEGAGLTVISGKVEVADNQIRNTFLSGLYVYQPAMGWAMNELNVHDNLFESCGQHAVHSAILFSTPLRRGDRGRVKIYENTFKEIPHQAVHVTFGRNMVWGPQGFTSFVVKENTFEAVAGEKVWIDKKIRSDNKDGDIRIEYLDIDHP